From Cygnus atratus isolate AKBS03 ecotype Queensland, Australia chromosome 1, CAtr_DNAZoo_HiC_assembly, whole genome shotgun sequence, the proteins below share one genomic window:
- the MANSC1 gene encoding MANSC domain-containing protein 1: protein MSKGKALARQDGAGGKPAAPGRPSSLLPAVGPCGAAMSAGIGLRLRLLLLACLAPRPALGQGCSAEKEENAIVDISFALPAGIRGAEPVYASAPEACMRACCLGKGLPGDKKCNFMIFDARGTRTHPNCYLFYCPSTEACPMKPAAGFVSYKIARDTYALEDTSLKNEDFHLNEHSLPLDAGAYISHSLTSHQNHTTALQQSVFHQASELPDHVDKHLDNIEFHTVFPESQTANNLESLDPIPRQKEINLPPNTSSNVQSGNPSALFPSTQSGVPGPSSTTISPLPRSVTRLESHTTSPPTGGAKPSAVTTRATFMHTATARAEHCITAASTAVTHVPLSNPTISASTSTTKRVTSNSRIATATSGLRTSAIPPEPTLASSNDTSHVTLLSFSDFAPSTSGSPLASQNNHQDYDPSDSESYLSESALRRKDVLQLEDKSKLVAALLFGVIFLLLVIAFMGKKMHESLQKRHYTRLDYLINGMYADV, encoded by the exons ATGTCTAAAGGAAAAGCATTAGCTAGGCAAGATGGGGCGGGGGGAAAGCCGGCGGCACCGGGCCGGCCCTCGTCCCTCCTCCCGGCCGTGGGGCCCTGTGGGGCGGCCATGTCGGCGGGCATCGGCCTCCGGCTCCGGCTCCTGCTCCTCGCCTGCCTGGCGCCCCGGCCGGCCCTCGGCCAGGGCTGCTCGGCGGAAAAAGAGGAGAACGCCATCGTCGACATCAGCTTCGCCCTCCCCGCAGGCATCAGGGGAGCAGAGCCGGTGTATGCCTCGGCTCCGGAGGCGTGTATGAGGGCTTGCTGCCTGGGAAAAGGGCTGCCAG GAGATAAGAAGTGCAACTTCATGATTTTTGATGCTCGAGGGACAAGGACACATCCAAACTGCTACCTGTTTTACTGCCCAAGCACAGAGGCCTGTCCAATGAAGCCTGCAGCAGGATTTGTTAGCTACAAGATAGCTCGAG aCACCTATGCCCTGGAGGACACTTCCCTAAAAAATGAGGACTTTCATTTGAATGAACACTCTTTGCCTTTGGATGCTGGTGCCTATATTTCTCACAGTCTGACTAGCCATCAGAATCACACCACTGCTTTGCAGCAATCTGTCTTCCATCAAGCATCTGAACTCCCAGACCACGTGGACAAACATTTAGACAATATTGAATTTCATACAGTTTTTCCTGAATCACAAACGGCCAACAATCTTGAGAGCTTAGACCCCATCCcaaggcagaaagaaattaatctgCCACCAAATACGTCTTCTAATGTTCAAAGTGGAAACCCCTCTGCTTTGTTCCCCAGCACTCAGTCTGGCGTTCCTGGACCCAGCAGTACTACCATTTCTCCTCTGCCTAGAAGTGTCACCAGACTGGAATCTCATACAACTTCTCCACCTACTGGCGGTGCTAAACCTAGTGCTGTCACCACAAGGGCTACCTTTATGCACACTGCAACTGCTAGAGCTGAACATTGTAtcactgctgccagcactgctgttaCTCATGTTCCTCTTTCCAATCCCACAATTTCTGCTTCTACTTCCACAACCAAGCGGGTGACCTCAAATTCCAGAATAGCTACTGCCACATCAGGGCTCAGAACTTCAGCCATCCCTCCTGAGCCAACACTTGCCTCTTCCAATGATACCAGCCATGTTACCCTCCtctctttttcagattttgccCCGTCTACTAGTGGTTCTCCCCTAGCTTCCCAAAACAACCATCAGGATTATGACCCATCTGATTCAGAAAGCTACCTGTCAGAGAGCGCTCTGAGAAGGAAAGATGTCCTTCAGCTGGAAGACAAAAGCAAACTTGTAGCAGCTTTACTTTTTGGGGTGATATTCTTGCTACTAGTTATTGCATtcatggggaagaaaatgcatgaaTCTCTTCAGAAGAGACATTATACTAGGCTGGATTACCTGATCAATGGAATGTATGCTGATGTATGA